The DNA segment acaaaacaaaaacaaaataagaaacaaaatcacATACAATCATAATGAAAGCTAACCTTTTTGCCCttaatggttatatttttattatttttttaatgcatatgaAAGAGAAGGCACAATACCAGGTGAAAATTATGACAGTATTAAATGAACGATGCTAGCTATACATTTAATATCCATTGATTACAGGATATGAAACATCTTATCGTGTATTGTGGCTGAAAGTGACCCTTGTGGATCTCATCACTCAGCTTGTTATTTTGGAGAACATTAGATGAAGATACAATATGGCTGGAAATCTTAGAGAGCTACAGCAaattaaggaaacagaaactGATTACATAAAAGTTGTGTGGACCAATGGCTTCCCATTCTTTATACCTTAATCATAACTGCTTCCATAATTACAATTTAATAATTACTTTGGCTCAGAAAAATTATTGACAGTCCATACACAAATGTTCATGTCCATTCCTTCTCTGGCTGTGGTCATTTTCGGGCACTTGAGGATGCTCTTCTAAAGTCCTCCATATTATGGTGATTTATATATTTGCAAATCTTAGGCACCCATTAAACTCCTAAACACTGACCCCAGAGTTTTcacaaaaaacactttcttcctttcttcaaCATGTTAAGTTGAGTAGCCTATCAAAAAAATCTCATACTTACACCTTAGCTGTCTTGACTTTATTATCTCAGGTCCTCATTTGGTTATACTAATTTCTAAATATACAAACTTCATTCATATCATTTTTGAAGGAAATTAGGGTTTCTGCTTTATACTTTCTTTTCCTGAACATTCAAAAGGAAATCAAACGTAGAGTGTAAGCAGCAAATGTTTTACAATCTGTGAAGCAAAAGATTTATTAGGAAGAAGAAAATATCACTTAACTTTTTGGTAAGTCTCCTTCCACAGTGCTAATGGACGTTTTGGTATTGTGTGGAAAAAGAGCTTTAAactgaatgtatttttttgttgcatccttcatcttttcatttcttaagCTGTAAATCATAGGGTTCACCATTGGCATTAAAAAGTAATTCAAGCCTCCAATAAAAATGCGCCCGTCGGGTGAGAGTCCGTCGGTTTTCAATCCTGCATACACAACAGAAGCAGACACGTAATACATCAGCACCACGGTCATATGTGAAGAGCACATTGAAAAAGCTTTTGCTAGACTTGCCGTTGATTTCAGTTTTAGAACAGACAGTATAATTCTGACATACGTCCACAGAACAAAAAGCAAGGGTACATAATTGACAAACAGTGCAGCGCCAAATGTGCCATTGGCATGGACACTAATGTCAGCACAAGCCAGGGAAAGTACAGCTGGGTAGTCACAGAAACAGTGCATGATTTTATATGCAGCACAATAGGGCAGCCCAAAAGCTAAGAAAACAGAAGGAGCCGGAATTATAAACCCAAGTATCCACACGATGGCCGTTATAACCACACATTTCTTCAGATTTATTATCACATTATAATGTAACGGCTTAACCACTGCGATGTATCTGTCATATGCCATTGCTGCCACCAAGCAGTTTTCTGCTGAACCAATAGACATTATGAAATACATTTGTCCAAAGCAAGTAGCAATAGAAATAGTATTGTCATACCCAGAAAGAACTGCCAGAAGTTTGGGAATGATCGATATTGCCATTAACATGTCTAAAAGGGATAAATTACAAAGGAAAAAGTACATAGGTGTGTGAAGCCTGTGGTCCATTGAAACTAGAAAGAGAATAAGGAGATTAGCGGTGATGGTAATTAACAGGAGTATGAGGAATCCAACAAAGAGAACCATCTTGTAGTCCATGAGACCTGGAAAACCCACCAGTTCAAAGTGTGTGAAAGATGCAGATTTGGATCCGTTCATCTCCTTATCTCGGGTATCATgctaaaagacaaagaaagataaAATCGTACATTATGTCATATGAAGATAACGCATTTCAAGTCACTGCTGAACCTTCTTAATTCTGTCtgtataaataacaatatttttgaaatattaattattttctaaagTTAGTTAATAACATAATAGGGTCCACTCCTTGTTTATGGTTTGAACATAGGCGATGCATGTCTGTTCAGTTCTAAGACTGAAGatacttgaaaaaaataaactttttttcaattatttattattttatacatttttattgtccTTTAAGTGGAGCTGTACTATGGTATGGTAAGGTTTTTTGGGggattttttattgtcttctta comes from the Erpetoichthys calabaricus chromosome 4, fErpCal1.3, whole genome shotgun sequence genome and includes:
- the LOC114641283 gene encoding olfactory receptor 10A6-like, which codes for MDDHHTLNNEWTMKMNQHDTRDKEMNGSKSASFTHFELHDTRDKEMNGSKSASFTHFELVGFPGLMDYKMVLFVGFLILLLITITANLLILFLVSMDHRLHTPMYFFLCNLSLLDMLMAISIIPKLLAVLSGYDNTISIATCFGQMYFIMSIGSAENCLVAAMAYDRYIAVVKPLHYNVIINLKKCVVITAIVWILGFIIPAPSVFLAFGLPYCAAYKIMHCFCDYPAVLSLACADISVHANGTFGAALFVNYVPLLFVLWTYVRIILSVLKLKSTASLAKAFSMCSSHMTVVLMYYVSASVVYAGLKTDGLSPDGRIFIGGLNYFLMPMVNPMIYSLRNEKMKDATKKYIQFKALFPHNTKTSISTVEGDLPKS